DNA sequence from the Entomomonas asaccharolytica genome:
AATAAGTGATATAACAATTACTTCTGACTTAATTATTTATTAATTTTGTTATCATATACTATTCGATCAAGGATATAACAAGGCATTTACTCTTATGAATAAGACTTTCACTAAACGTAGTGAATCTATTGAGCCCTTTCAAGTGATGGCTTTATTAGCTAGGGCAAATGAATTACAAGCTGAAGGTAAGCAAGTTATACATTTAGAAATTGGTGAGCCAGATTTCACTACAGCAGAGCCTATTTTGCAAGCAGCTAAAGCGGCTATTGATGCAGGCTACACACAGTATACCCCTGCACTTGGTTTACCTGAATTACGTAAAGAAATAGCAAATCTGTATAAAACACGCTATAACCTTGATATAGACTACAAACGTATTTTAATCACTCCTGGTGGCTCTGGTGCGTTGTTATTGGTTAGTGGTTTATTAGTGGAGGCAGGTCAACACTTACTTATGGCTGATCCTGGTTATCCTTGTAACCGAAATTTTTTAAGGTTGGTAGAAGCCGATGCAAAAATGATCCCTACTGATCACAGCAGTAATTACCAACTAACCCCTGAACTACTAGACCAATATTGGGACAGTAATACAGCAGGCATTCTAGTGGCCTCCCCTGCTAATCCCACAGGTACTATTTTAAATAAAGAGCAATTAGCTGCGTTGGCTAACAGTTGCCAACAGCACCAAGGTTATTTTATTTCAGATGAAATTTACCATGGTTTAACCTACGATGTAGAGGCACCAAGTGCTTTACAAGTAGATGATAATGCTTACATTCTTAATAGCTTCTCTAAATATTATGGCATGACTGGCTGGCGATTAGGTTGGTTAGTGGCACCACTAGAAGCAGTAGATAGCTTAGAGAAATTTGCACAAAATGTTTATATCAGTGCTACCAGTGTCTCTCAATATGCAGCACTCGCTTGTTTCAATCCAGAAACACAAGCTATTTTAGAAGCACGTCGCGCTGAATTTGCTAAACGTCGTGATTATTTATTACCCGCTCTTACAGAACTAGGTTTTAAAA
Encoded proteins:
- a CDS encoding pyridoxal phosphate-dependent aminotransferase, which encodes MNKTFTKRSESIEPFQVMALLARANELQAEGKQVIHLEIGEPDFTTAEPILQAAKAAIDAGYTQYTPALGLPELRKEIANLYKTRYNLDIDYKRILITPGGSGALLLVSGLLVEAGQHLLMADPGYPCNRNFLRLVEADAKMIPTDHSSNYQLTPELLDQYWDSNTAGILVASPANPTGTILNKEQLAALANSCQQHQGYFISDEIYHGLTYDVEAPSALQVDDNAYILNSFSKYYGMTGWRLGWLVAPLEAVDSLEKFAQNVYISATSVSQYAALACFNPETQAILEARRAEFAKRRDYLLPALTELGFKINTKPDGAFYLYADVSNFTDDAYKFCYYFLENQHVAFTPGLDFGNHRSNQHVRFAYTQSLAVLEEAVNRIARGLQNWQG